The genomic segment CACCGCAAGGTAGAAGAGCAGTATCTGCCGGAGCGAAAACCCGAGCTGGTACAGGTAGATGGGCTCAAAAATCGCGACCATGGCCGCGGCGAACGTCACAATGGAAACCGAAAGGTAGAGCTCCCGCACCTGGTACGAAAGCCGGGTCGCAAAAAAGGTTTTAACGGTTGCAAGCGGCTTGAAACTTGGCATTTTGTTTTATGTCATTGCGAGGCCGAAGGCCGAAGCAATCTTATCAACGCGCTAAAGCATGCAATACACATACTCAAAATCGTTGATAGGATTGCTTCACTTCGTTCGCAATGACAACTTTATCGCCCCTTCGCGGAGCACCGTTACGTTATTATCCCATACTTTTACGAAGGTTGAAACTCTTTTTTGGGGCAACGGGCCTTCGTCAACCACGCAATCAATGAGTGTGAACGCATCGCCGAGCGATTGTTGAACCGCTTCCACCGCATAGCAGCTCGGCTCGCCTGCCCTGTTCGCTGATGTTGAGACCAGGGGGGCGCCGAGCGCTTTGGAAAGTTCGCGCGCGGTACTGTTATCCGGAACGCGGATGGCGATGCATCCGTCTTTGACAGCCAGCGGAGCAAGCCCCTGCTTTTTCGCGGGTAGCACGAGCGTCAATGGTCCGGGCCAGTGTGCGGCCGCGAGCTCCTCCGCTTTTCCGGAAAATTCTGCCCAGGCTCTGGCCATATCAGCATCAGCCGCAATCAAGGGCAATGTCTTTGACTCTTCGCGGCCTTTTATCCGAAAAATCTTTTTCACGGCATCCTCATTCGTGGCATCGCACCCCAAAGCATACGCCGTGTCAGTGGGGTACACAATCACTCCCCCATTTTTCAAAACTGAAACTGCATCTGTCATATTTTAATCGTCATGCTGGAGCCATGTACTCATGGCGATAGCATCTCCGCGACTGACAGACAAGATTCTATCCTATCGCTACGCTCCAGGATGACGCGGCGAGTACGCCTCCAGAATGACGCAAAGTCATCCCGCAACAAAATTAACCAGCTTACCCTTCACAAACACAGCCCTGGCAACCGCCTTCCCTTCCAAATGTTTCTTGACGTTCGCGAGCGCCAAGGCTTTCTTCGTGACTTCACCTTCATCCGCGCCCGCACGTATGACGACATTCCCGCGCAGCTTGCCATTCACCTGCACCGCATAGTTGATTTCATCCTGCGCCAAAAGCAGAACGTCAACCTCGGGCCACTTCTCTTTTTCAATCACCTCCTTGTGCCCGAGCATCTCCCACAGCTCATTGGTGATGTGCGGGGCAAACGGCGACAGAACTTTGAGGAACGTTTCCCAGTGATGCGCGCTGATGCGCTCGTGCTTGTACACCAGATTGATGAAAATCATGAACTGCGCAACAGCCGTGTTGAATCCGAACGACTGGATGTCGTCTTCTGTTTTTTTTACGGTCCTGGCAAGCTCGCGGCCAACAATGAGCTCTT from the Parcubacteria group bacterium genome contains:
- a CDS encoding threonylcarbamoyl-AMP synthase translates to MTDAVSVLKNGGVIVYPTDTAYALGCDATNEDAVKKIFRIKGREESKTLPLIAADADMARAWAEFSGKAEELAAAHWPGPLTLVLPAKKQGLAPLAVKDGCIAIRVPDNSTARELSKALGAPLVSTSANRAGEPSCYAVEAVQQSLGDAFTLIDCVVDEGPLPQKRVSTFVKVWDNNVTVLREGAIKLSLRTK